In Tachysurus fulvidraco isolate hzauxx_2018 chromosome 3, HZAU_PFXX_2.0, whole genome shotgun sequence, a single window of DNA contains:
- the fbxo43 gene encoding F-box only protein 43: MECAGWVKKLVHHQTCDFTHTHSHSEDVRPCGQEPVHLSLMDTPKENLPSSQSQGREKHNLSHSQLCETPKLTKKDASLRRRLLSSKSMTDMKTSVSKTPSCRDTYMHGMSESLDALLGGPLSFSTLRSDTVTASCMKRRLVFSQAVTSTLEDWRDGTSPSLSEPDLDESIISGLLPSETPEMPQERDGFRTPVTRLAADLSENLSVLSTPSHTPLSGLDLSEDSGFGSLRLDGSEDGGDGSFQEGAPHVALGRDHRRSRLEHQRRLSTLREGSQSDEEVKGRRVNGHDLKLDEEVFVQTPTLRATQRDLSLTPALQAMEAIRRSFTLSHEHDQPITTCLNLSLNLEEPITTRLPLSHLIGRKMGLGKMDVLTELHVRNLHHILSFILQLLSTRDIYTCSEVCDSWSEIILQDRKANHRRRTYKREQNHTLEMGRAARVVDAETRLTLSCRSALSSVQAQAKTPSALTHTPATSSAHSHTPPSLKRQQFLQVAKTLFSDECLRPCPRCEHPARCHSVKAEGVCSWSECVFHFCTSCLRAYHGSADCTRLPNTHARRRGRSQLLPGSAQSKRNVKRL; encoded by the exons ATGGAGTGTGCAGGATGGGTTAAGAAACTCGTGCATCACCAAACGTgtgacttcacacacacacactcgcacagtgAGGATGTGAGGCCATGTGGGCAGGAGCCCGTACACTTAAGCTTGATGGACACGCCGAAGGAGAATCTGCCCAGCTCCCAGAGTCAGGGAAGAGAGAAACAcaacctgtctcactctcagttgTGTGAGACTCCCAAACTCACCAAGAAAGATGCGTCTCTGCGCAGACGTCTCCTCTCTTCCAAATCTATGACCGACATGAAGACGAGTGTCTCCAAGACGCCGAGCTGCAGGGACACGTACATGCACGGTATGTCTGAATCTCTGGATGCCCTCCTTGGTGGCCCGCTCTCCTTTAGCACGCTGAGGTCAGACACAGTGACTGCATCTTGCATGAAGCGCCGTCTGGTGTTTTCTCAGGCTGTGACCTCTACACTGGAGGATTGGAGGGACGGGACGAGCCCCTCTTTGTCTGAGCCGGACTTGGATGAGAGCATCATCTCGGGACTTTTGCCATCTGAAACACCGGAGATGCCACAGGAACGAGATGGCTTCCGGACCCCTGTGACCCGTCTAGCTGCTGACCTGTCTGAGAATCTGAGTGTGCTGAGCACTCCTTCACACACTCCACTTTCAGGGCTGGACCTGTCTGAGGACAGTGGCTTCGGCTCGCTGCGACTGGATGGCTCAGAGGATGGCGGTGACGGCTCGTTCCAGGAAGGGGCACCACATGTCGCGCTTGGCCGAGACCACCGCCGCTCCAGACTTGAACACCAGCGCAGACTGTCCACACTCCGGGAGGGCTCCCAGTCAGACGAAGAGGTCAAAGGTCGGCGTGTGAATGGGCATGACCTAAAGCTGGATGAAGAGGTGTTTGTACAGACTCCGACCCTCAGGGCAACACAACGTGACCTGTCACTCACTCCGGCATTGCAGGCCATGGAGGCCATCAGACGCTCGTTCACACTCTCACATGAACATGACCAGCCAATCACCACCTGCCTGAACCTCTCTCTCAACCTTGAGGAGCCAATCACAACACGCCTACCGCTCTCACACCTGATTGGCCGGAAGATGGGTTTAGGCAAGATGGATGTTCTCACTGAGCTCCATGTGAGGAACCTGCACCACATCCTGTCCTTCATTCTGCAGCTGCTCTCTACCAGAGACATTTACAC gtgttctgAGGTGTGTGACTCCTGGAGTGAAATAATCCTGCAGGACAGGAAAGCTAATCACAGAAGGAGGACTTACAAACGAGAGCAAAATCACACACTAGAA ATGGGTAGAGCAGCTCGTGTTGTGGATGCAGAGACGCGGTTAACGTTATCCTGCCGCTCGGCTCTCAGCAGTGTTCAGGCTCAGGCTAAAACTCCcagcgctctcacacacacccctgcaacCAGCAgtgctcactcacacacgccaCCCTCCCTCAAACGCCAACAGTTcctgcag GTTGCGAAGACTCTGTTCAGTGACGAGTGTTTGCGTCCATGTCCCCGGTGTGAACATCCTGCTCGCTGTCACTCAGTAAAAGCTGAAGGTGTGTGTAgctggagtgagtgtgtgttccatTTCTGCACTTCCTGTCTGCGGGCCTATCACGGTTCAGCTGACTGCACACGCCTTCCCAACACGCATGCACGCAGGAGGGGGCGGAGCCAGTTGTTACCAGGTAGTGCACAGAGCAAACGCAATGTTAAAAGACTATGA
- the creb3l4 gene encoding cyclic AMP-responsive element-binding protein 3-like protein 4 isoform X1, giving the protein MRETDSEAGHGSSTGSENVKWKLVPQVWISDFNVCVTFELKDVCEDTGSMHVGQSDEDTVMEDKAFITESCPPCLYEGTEGWVLHHQSSFNDSESEDVLHAVNPNDVFNESDRAASDIPDPTHHPTLATPTMYQVVYDVSGVGGDQQKQQKVDIISIELDEWSSPVLVSDSCVVNELPLVSTIKVEHAQPELGHAHSELDHALFDLNHAPHSFIDGLLYPELTLTEEEQKILDQEGVSLPNNLPLTKAEERILKKVRRKIRNKQSAQDSRRRKKEYIDGLESRVAACSAQNKELQRTVEQLEKNNISLIAQLRKLQSLVKQTASKAAQTSACVMILLFSLTLIIFPSFRPFSLRVKASDDAYTPTGVISRNILNDEASALVSTENTVDDKNLPGEFQLAAVDMPIMQHDNMDNSKREDRKQEVLLQDDALTGNRSATEVKGVESESSPSHPVGGSVLEVDAAKPAHADEM; this is encoded by the exons GACGTGTGTGAGGACACAGGAAGCATGCATGTAGGACAAAGTGATGAAGACACAGTAATGGAAGACAAAGCGTTCATCACTGAATCCTGTCCTCCATGTTTGTATGAAGGAACAGAGGGATGGGTCCTTCACCATCAGTCT AGTTTTAATGACAGCGAGTCAGAGGACGTCCTTCACGCCGTGAACCCAAACGATGTCTTCAACGAGAGTGACCGTGCTGCTTCTGACATTCCTGACCCCACCCATCACCCCACACTGGCCACACCCACTATGTATCAGGTTGTGTATGATGTCAGTGGAGTGGGCGGAGAccagcagaagcagcagaaaGTAGACATTATTTCCATTGAGCTTG ATGAGTGGAGTTCTCCGGTGCTCGTGTCTGACTCATGTGTGGTGAACGAGCTGCCGCTGGTTTCTACCATTAAAGTGGAACACGCCCAACCTGAGCTCGGCCATGCCCACTCTGAACTTGATCACGCTCTGTTTGATCTTAACCATGCCCCCCATTCTTTCATTGATGGCCTg TTGTATCCAGAGCTGACGCTCACTGAGGAGGAACAGAAGATTCTTGACCAGGAGGGCGTGTCCCTGCCCAACAACCTGCCACTCACCAAG gCAGAGGAGAGAATACTGAAAAAAGTGCGGCGTAAAATCCGTAATAAACAGTCGGCTCAGGACAGCAGACGCCGCAAGAAAGAGTACATTGATGGTCTGGAGAGCAG agttgcAGCGTGTTCAGCACAGAATAAGGAACTCCAGAGAACAGTGGAAcagctggaaaaaaacaacat ctctcTTATAGCACAGTTGAGGAAGTTACAGTCTCTGGTGAAACAGACGGCGAGTAAAGCGGCTCAGACCAGCGCCTGTGTGATG aTTTTGCTCTTCTCGTTAacgctgattattttcccaagTTTTCGTCCCTTTAGTCTACGTGTGAAAGCCTCTGATGACGCATACACCCCGACTGGAG TAATTTCCAGAAACATCCTGAACGATGAGGCATCTGCACTCGTCTCAACTGAGAACACAGTGGACGATAAAAATCTCCCCGGAGAGTTCCAGCTGGCGGCGGTAGATATGCCGATAATGCAGCATGATAACATGGACAACTCAAAGAGAGAAGACAGAAAGCAGGAAGTGCTGCTTCAGGATGATGCACTGACAGGAAACCGCTCTGCGACAGAGGTaaaaggggtggagtcagaaaGCTCGCCATCTCATCCAGTGGGGGGTTCTGTGCTGGAGGTTGACGCGGCTAAACCTGCTCATGCTGATGAAATGTAG
- the creb3l4 gene encoding cyclic AMP-responsive element-binding protein 3-like protein 4 isoform X3, translating to MHVGQSDEDTVMEDKAFITESCPPCLYEGTEGWVLHHQSSFNDSESEDVLHAVNPNDVFNESDRAASDIPDPTHHPTLATPTMYQVVYDVSGVGGDQQKQQKVDIISIELDEWSSPVLVSDSCVVNELPLVSTIKVEHAQPELGHAHSELDHALFDLNHAPHSFIDGLLYPELTLTEEEQKILDQEGVSLPNNLPLTKAEERILKKVRRKIRNKQSAQDSRRRKKEYIDGLESRVAACSAQNKELQRTVEQLEKNNISLIAQLRKLQSLVKQTASKAAQTSACVMILLFSLTLIIFPSFRPFSLRVKASDDAYTPTGVISRNILNDEASALVSTENTVDDKNLPGEFQLAAVDMPIMQHDNMDNSKREDRKQEVLLQDDALTGNRSATEVKGVESESSPSHPVGGSVLEVDAAKPAHADEM from the exons ATGCATGTAGGACAAAGTGATGAAGACACAGTAATGGAAGACAAAGCGTTCATCACTGAATCCTGTCCTCCATGTTTGTATGAAGGAACAGAGGGATGGGTCCTTCACCATCAGTCT AGTTTTAATGACAGCGAGTCAGAGGACGTCCTTCACGCCGTGAACCCAAACGATGTCTTCAACGAGAGTGACCGTGCTGCTTCTGACATTCCTGACCCCACCCATCACCCCACACTGGCCACACCCACTATGTATCAGGTTGTGTATGATGTCAGTGGAGTGGGCGGAGAccagcagaagcagcagaaaGTAGACATTATTTCCATTGAGCTTG ATGAGTGGAGTTCTCCGGTGCTCGTGTCTGACTCATGTGTGGTGAACGAGCTGCCGCTGGTTTCTACCATTAAAGTGGAACACGCCCAACCTGAGCTCGGCCATGCCCACTCTGAACTTGATCACGCTCTGTTTGATCTTAACCATGCCCCCCATTCTTTCATTGATGGCCTg TTGTATCCAGAGCTGACGCTCACTGAGGAGGAACAGAAGATTCTTGACCAGGAGGGCGTGTCCCTGCCCAACAACCTGCCACTCACCAAG gCAGAGGAGAGAATACTGAAAAAAGTGCGGCGTAAAATCCGTAATAAACAGTCGGCTCAGGACAGCAGACGCCGCAAGAAAGAGTACATTGATGGTCTGGAGAGCAG agttgcAGCGTGTTCAGCACAGAATAAGGAACTCCAGAGAACAGTGGAAcagctggaaaaaaacaacat ctctcTTATAGCACAGTTGAGGAAGTTACAGTCTCTGGTGAAACAGACGGCGAGTAAAGCGGCTCAGACCAGCGCCTGTGTGATG aTTTTGCTCTTCTCGTTAacgctgattattttcccaagTTTTCGTCCCTTTAGTCTACGTGTGAAAGCCTCTGATGACGCATACACCCCGACTGGAG TAATTTCCAGAAACATCCTGAACGATGAGGCATCTGCACTCGTCTCAACTGAGAACACAGTGGACGATAAAAATCTCCCCGGAGAGTTCCAGCTGGCGGCGGTAGATATGCCGATAATGCAGCATGATAACATGGACAACTCAAAGAGAGAAGACAGAAAGCAGGAAGTGCTGCTTCAGGATGATGCACTGACAGGAAACCGCTCTGCGACAGAGGTaaaaggggtggagtcagaaaGCTCGCCATCTCATCCAGTGGGGGGTTCTGTGCTGGAGGTTGACGCGGCTAAACCTGCTCATGCTGATGAAATGTAG
- the creb3l4 gene encoding cyclic AMP-responsive element-binding protein 3-like protein 4 isoform X2 produces the protein MRETDSEAGHGSSTGSDVCEDTGSMHVGQSDEDTVMEDKAFITESCPPCLYEGTEGWVLHHQSSFNDSESEDVLHAVNPNDVFNESDRAASDIPDPTHHPTLATPTMYQVVYDVSGVGGDQQKQQKVDIISIELDEWSSPVLVSDSCVVNELPLVSTIKVEHAQPELGHAHSELDHALFDLNHAPHSFIDGLLYPELTLTEEEQKILDQEGVSLPNNLPLTKAEERILKKVRRKIRNKQSAQDSRRRKKEYIDGLESRVAACSAQNKELQRTVEQLEKNNISLIAQLRKLQSLVKQTASKAAQTSACVMILLFSLTLIIFPSFRPFSLRVKASDDAYTPTGVISRNILNDEASALVSTENTVDDKNLPGEFQLAAVDMPIMQHDNMDNSKREDRKQEVLLQDDALTGNRSATEVKGVESESSPSHPVGGSVLEVDAAKPAHADEM, from the exons GACGTGTGTGAGGACACAGGAAGCATGCATGTAGGACAAAGTGATGAAGACACAGTAATGGAAGACAAAGCGTTCATCACTGAATCCTGTCCTCCATGTTTGTATGAAGGAACAGAGGGATGGGTCCTTCACCATCAGTCT AGTTTTAATGACAGCGAGTCAGAGGACGTCCTTCACGCCGTGAACCCAAACGATGTCTTCAACGAGAGTGACCGTGCTGCTTCTGACATTCCTGACCCCACCCATCACCCCACACTGGCCACACCCACTATGTATCAGGTTGTGTATGATGTCAGTGGAGTGGGCGGAGAccagcagaagcagcagaaaGTAGACATTATTTCCATTGAGCTTG ATGAGTGGAGTTCTCCGGTGCTCGTGTCTGACTCATGTGTGGTGAACGAGCTGCCGCTGGTTTCTACCATTAAAGTGGAACACGCCCAACCTGAGCTCGGCCATGCCCACTCTGAACTTGATCACGCTCTGTTTGATCTTAACCATGCCCCCCATTCTTTCATTGATGGCCTg TTGTATCCAGAGCTGACGCTCACTGAGGAGGAACAGAAGATTCTTGACCAGGAGGGCGTGTCCCTGCCCAACAACCTGCCACTCACCAAG gCAGAGGAGAGAATACTGAAAAAAGTGCGGCGTAAAATCCGTAATAAACAGTCGGCTCAGGACAGCAGACGCCGCAAGAAAGAGTACATTGATGGTCTGGAGAGCAG agttgcAGCGTGTTCAGCACAGAATAAGGAACTCCAGAGAACAGTGGAAcagctggaaaaaaacaacat ctctcTTATAGCACAGTTGAGGAAGTTACAGTCTCTGGTGAAACAGACGGCGAGTAAAGCGGCTCAGACCAGCGCCTGTGTGATG aTTTTGCTCTTCTCGTTAacgctgattattttcccaagTTTTCGTCCCTTTAGTCTACGTGTGAAAGCCTCTGATGACGCATACACCCCGACTGGAG TAATTTCCAGAAACATCCTGAACGATGAGGCATCTGCACTCGTCTCAACTGAGAACACAGTGGACGATAAAAATCTCCCCGGAGAGTTCCAGCTGGCGGCGGTAGATATGCCGATAATGCAGCATGATAACATGGACAACTCAAAGAGAGAAGACAGAAAGCAGGAAGTGCTGCTTCAGGATGATGCACTGACAGGAAACCGCTCTGCGACAGAGGTaaaaggggtggagtcagaaaGCTCGCCATCTCATCCAGTGGGGGGTTCTGTGCTGGAGGTTGACGCGGCTAAACCTGCTCATGCTGATGAAATGTAG